CCACAATCATCACACCGGATTCGTGTGGACTCACCAAAAGAACTACcttcagctttcttcttcttcaaccCCTGAGCACAGTCTTTCAGGGGCAACTCACTAACTCTCCCTCCTGTCGCCATCAGACCCTCTTCTGGCTGTTCTACCAATTCACCATCTTCAGTTTTTATTCTAATTATGGACGAATCAAACCTGCCAAAACTGTACATCGTTTGCCCTTTGTCATCAATACTTATTATAGTTTCATAAACATCATTACTGCCAGCTGTGCCATTAGAGGTTGGGGcatcctcttccaaaatgacttcaGCTTCTTGTTGTGAATTTATCAGAATTTCCTTATTCTCAAGAATAGGATTCGCTTGCACATCTTTTAAATCTTCGGAAGTCTGTTCACATCCAACCTTGTTCTGGCCCCCGCCATCCAGGTCCAGTTGTTCTCTTGGTATTTTCATTACCACAGAGGAAGTGGATTCAGCAGAATGGCCCCCATCTGGGTCTCCAGGACAGGGGGTCTTGTCAAGATTTTTTCCTTCACTATCATCCATACTGCCTCCCTCATCTTCACAGGGAGTACTTGTATCACCAACATCATCCAACACATCACGGTTTTTCTTTGCTGTCTCACAGTCCACAGCAGAGCTCACTAGGTTTTCACTCTGAAGACAGCCTGGGGAGCTGAGGTTAGAGGGAGTGTTAAGGGACACTATCTCCCTGGGTTTCATACTTTTGTCCTTAACAAGGGGCTGCTGTAAGGTCTCACAAAAGGAATGATCTTCACTAAAATTAGATTCTTGCTCAGTCACAACTGTCACTGAATCAGGAGCACAGAGTACTTTAGACATATCCAAATTAGTATTATCATCTAAAATGGAACAATCTGCAGGATTTCTAGATTGGAGAGTACCAGATGATTGGTGTGGATTTATTTGAAATTCCTCAGAATTTTGTGAATGCTCCTCCTCGGGTATAGTGATGTTCCTGGATATTTCTGAAGAACCTGCTTCCACATTAGAAGAGCTGAGGTAAGACTGCCTTTTCATTTTATGCTTCTCTGTTGCCGCATGCCTAGTCATCTCTCGGCGAGTCACTGCATAGTAATCACAGGCCATGCAATAAAACTGGAACTCTTTGGTATGCTTCCTTTTCACATGCAGCTCTAGTGAAGCAGCAGAGTGAGCActgaactcacagtgtagacaTTTATTGTCACTTGAACCTGCAGCATCTCTCTGAGAGCATGCATCATCAAGCTGTAGCAGGTCTTCTGTCTCGAGAGAGATCTGTCCCTTTTTATCAGAGAGTTGACTGCTAACCTCTCCATCTACAGAATGAAATACATTTCCAGCTTCAACATCACCTGCATGTCCATTATCTACTACTGGCTTTTCTAAAGTAGATGTGTCGGACTTAGCTGACTTGTTAGCCTGTTCGTCAGAAATAGTCACTGCTAGAGAGGTGCTATTCTTACATGCTTCAAGATTACCACCTTCTGGGCCAACAATTATGTCTGAACTTTGTTTCCcatttgcttctatttctacCCGTCCTTTATGTTTCTTGGTGGCACAATGACGTTCCATATCTCCTTTAGTTACAGTATAATACTTACATACTTTGCACAAGTAACTATACTGGTGACTGTGTTTACGCCTGATGTGCACAGTCAAATTTGTAATACTAGAGGCCAAAAGTCCACAGTGTGAACAAGTTCGAGAAATGCTGCCTTTGGGCCTCCCTCTCTTTGGAGTAGTGGCTAAGCCTAATTCATCCTCTTTGGTGATGACACCAGACGGTGGAAGTTCCTTAGGTGTTAGCATACTCTGTTCACGTTGGGAATGCTCCTGTGATCGCACACCAACCTGGCCTTCGGGCCTTCCACTTCCAGAAACACTGGGCTCTTCTTTTTTATCATTTGCACCTATACATACTCTTTCAATGCACTCTTCAAAACTTAAACCAATATTGTTTTTCTTAGCATTTTCAAgatgtttgcttcttttaatGTGCTTCTCCATTCCTTCTTTGCTCAAAGAATAAAGATTGCATGCTTTACAGAGAAAATGATAGTCCTGTCCATGTCGAAGCTTTATGTGTCTCGTGAGAACAGTGGAAGACCTCGTTTTATAAAAACACTTCTTACACTGAAACTGAGGCTTACTTGAATGCCGTGCTTCAGTTCCATGGCTTGCCCTGGCCTCAGCAGGTTCTTCCTGAGCTGCCTTCCCTGAGTCTTCTCTAGAATCTGCCATGTTTTCTGATTCTACAGTACTTAAAGGTAGAACAGAATCACTACTCACTAATGAAGCAGTCTTTGGTTGAACCACTAAACTATTATGTGACTCGGTTGCTCTGTGTTCTTCCACATCTTTCTCAGACAAGAACAGATTACAAGGGGTGCAGAAAAAGCCCATGCCATGCTTCTCCTTCATATGGTCTCTAAGACCTGTTTCATTCAAGGAAATAAAGGAGCAACACTGACAGCTGAGGACAGGTGTCATCTGCTGATGCTGATTACTGTGCACGTGCTCTTCCAAGTCTCTCCTTGACGGACTAGAAAAGTCACAAGTCTGACAGTGAAACTGCTTCTCTCTTCCATGGCACTGTTTAACATGAATTTCAAAGTCTGTCTTGTTTGCAGCTATCTGGCCACACTCTGTACAGGTGCACTGCACAGAGAGCTGGTGGTCAGCTGGCTTTCCTGACAGGGAGCCCAGCCGTGTGGAGCCTGAAAGACAGAAGGCTGTCTTGTCCTGCATCACTTCCGGGTTGTCTGAGGTAGTCACACACAGACTTTGAACATCTTTGCTCATCTGTACCTGTTCCAGCACtggctgtgtgtttgttttcatctgtGCTCTAAAGTGTTTCATATACATCCTCTGGGTTTCGTTTGTGCCCCTTTTATTAATTCCTAGAAGATTAAACCTTTTCTTTGCCTGGCCCTTTAAAGTAAAAGTACCACTTCGTCTGCGAAAGCTATTTCCCAACACTAGGAGGTTTCGCTCAGATCTTGGCCTTGAGGTGGTACTGATACTGACATGCGccatctgtagggcatttttagTGCATTCTGGTTTATTTAAAAGACCCTCTGAGCTTACTAAGCCCCCTAGCTGTTTGTTCTGCTTTTCAGGATTTTGAGCTACATCAAAACTAACATTTTCCTCAACTACATGTGCTTTGCCTGATGAGATTTTCCTAGATGGCACCATTTCAACAAGGAGCTCACTACTACCAGCACTGTCTTCAGAAGGGGTTCCTCTGCAGTCTTTAAACTTATTCCCAATACTCGGTGCTACTCTTGAATCCCCATTCTTTGCTATTGGTTTAGaagctcttggttttgttctaACATTTTTTGTTCCCATGACACAGGCTTTTTTAGGAAAAGATTGTTTTGTTAAGATCTGTACGAATCCTCCACGAGCAGCAAGGTTCTGACGACGGAGGTGTGTTTTGCCAAGATAATGTGCACTCAACAGGTTTTCTTCTGCACATTGGAAGCCACAGAGatcacaggaaaagactttctgcgGCCCATGAGTATGTCTGACATGCTCATGAGGAGATgagctgctctctgctctgtggCTACAGTGGCAGCAGGTCcgttccttcccctcttccacatGACATTCCACATGCTTTTCCAAAGCAGAGCAAGAGGAAAATGAACAGCCACACACGCCGCACCTGAGTCCTGTCTCTACACTTCCAAAGCTACAACTCATGCTCGTTTCCTCTGGAGGGAAAGGACTGTGTCTGTCAGGAACAAGGGAAACCATTTCCTGAGCAGGCTTTCTCACTTCGTCTACTTTCAGAGGAAGAATATTAGATGTGCTAAAATCACAGGACGGGGAGAAAACACTGCGAAGAGCGCTGCCTCCTTCTGAGCAGTTTGCTGGAAAGGCCTCCTTTCCCATTTCAGCCAAATGGACATTAGCTTCCACAGTGCCCAACCCACAGGCACCCTGCTCTCTTGTCTCAGGCTCCACTGCCTCCGTTCTCAGTCGCTTGGAAGCACGGTCACATCTGTATTCCTCCGCAGCAATGCCGTCTGAGTTGGACGACTCGGAAAAACCTCTTTTGCTCGTAACATTCTCAGTGGCACTTGCCATGTCATCAGATACAGGCCCAAAACTGTCATCACGGGATGAAGCCCTCCTCGGATCTTTTGCTCCCTTGACACTTTCATCCTCATCATTTTCATGTTTGTTCTCAGAATCCATCCTCAATCAAGTTCTGATGATGTTTCGTCTGTTAGAGTTGGATTTAACTGGAGTTTACAACCTGTGAAATAAACAGACATGGTATTAAAGCTttgaacaaagaaaatacaaaacacttaCTCTGGACCTGAGGGAGAAAAACATGATGAAATTAACCTTCATACTTGACTGGATCTGACCACAAGTCTAAAGTCCTATAGGCAATCTTGCTGTGTGTGGTGGATCATACCTgtaaccccaaaaaccaaaacaagatgaCTGCCTTATGATTAAGGTCCCAATCTAGGTGACACAGTGACTACCAGTGACAAGCCAGgctacaaaaaagaaagaggaggggaaagaagaagagaaggcggaggagaaggaggaagaggaggaggaggtggcagccgcagccgcagccgcagcTGCAGCCAAATCCATGGACCACAGCTGACTCACAAAGCAATGCTAAGCAAGCACCTTGGTGAGGAAATAGGGATGCTCTCCATCAGCTTCCAAAAGTTTTCACgattcaagactctgaagaagtCAGATTTCAGCtgacttctttttaaacaaagaaacctTTCTTTTGAATTGCATTTTGGTGAACTCCCGTTctatcaaacagaaaaaaaaaaaccagtgatCTGAGTCTAGAGGACTTGCCTTCCCTGTGCGTCCACTCAACCAGAATCAAATGCATCTGCTGTGCCTCTTCTCCTAAAGCGAACGCCTTCCCAGGACCTCAAGTGACAccatacagacatatataatcACAGGGCGCCATTTATCCCAAGTCTTTGCCATGAAAGGCCCTCCTCTTCCAGGTGGCAATCAACTTTCTTATCTCAGTCATTTTCCTGCTGTCTGAAGATAAATGGTAAAGGGAAATGTCAGTGGTACCAAATTAATGGAGTAAGTGTTGGAGAAGAAGGGAATTATTCTGaataaaatgccttaaaatcaatatcattgattttatttttcattatgatagTTAATTAAATTAACACatatcattttctatttattttatactatgaTTGAAATTTTTAGTCAAGTGtgattttatttgatgttaataAAAAGTCATCGATATATTATGGTCTCAAATGTAATGacacagccgggcatggtggcgcatacctttaatcccagcactcgggaggcagaggcaggcggatttctgagttcgaggccagcctggtctacaaagtgagttccaggtcagccagggctatacagagaaaccctgtcttgaaaaaccgaaaaaaaaaaaaaaaaaaacaaatgtaatgaCACTTTTAATTACTTAGCTACTTTTCCcataaatgacaaataaaaataaaacctaaattacttaaaagtagaaaacaaaaataatatctaAGATGAAAAATAATATCTAAGACAAGaatcagataaataaataatagaagaaaaagtcagactttttttctaaattaaaagcCTCCAAGGATACTATGCTATAAAGGTCACCAATTAGAAAGTACAACAAGACCTCTGGAACACGACtgtttttttaatcatatatttgATAAAACATTTGCTCCTAGACTATTCAAAGAACTCTTAAAACAattccaaaataaacaaagaatctGGTTATAAATTTCTCCAAGGGAAATGCAAAAATGGCCAAAAGcatatgaaatttttaaaaaatagtaatactACATCATTAGCCCTTAGAGAAATGCAGTCGGGACCACATGAGATGctgctttccagcttctagaacaGCTAAGAACAAAGTCAGGTGACAATGAAACTCAGTCACAAGAGCCTACAGCCCCAGGAGTTCAAAACATGATGGCCATTTGAGTGaagcaaggccagcctgagcagcaCAGCAGGACTCTGTCttacaaaacagagaaagctaATCACAACAAATGTTAATGGCGATATGGAGCAACCAGAACCTTCCCACACTGCTAGTGGAGgtaggagaaaaacaaagaagctcAGGTATCCAGAGGGTGCTTCACAAATATCCTTGTCAAGATATAAGCTCAGAGTTGGccaaaatgactcagcagttaaaagcacttggcATCAAACCTAAATACCAAGCTTGCAAACCATATGACAGGAAAGAAATGCCATCATTCTCGAAAAAGTGTCCCTCTGACGTCTAGAGGCTGTGACACACAGTGCGTGAGTAAGCACTATTAAAGGTGGAGACGAGGAGGCTTCTCTCCGGTGCCTCTTGccccttgctccctctctccctatccccttcccctctcttcatgtgctcatggctggcctctacttctctactctctccttctctctgcctttctctgcctctactgcccTCCTAacttcttaactcccctccccatgccctaaataaactctactatatactaaaaaaaagaaaaagaaaaaagaaaaacgaggCAGGATAGTGGTCGTGCACACCCTTAATTCCAGAACTCGGGAGGCGGAAGCAGATTTATCTCCATGCCAGCATAGTCgacagagtaagctccaggacagccacgggctacatagtaagacctggtctcagggagatgggggatgggTGTGGGGAGAAGACAAAGCTCTGGAGCTGAGGATAACAGCTTAGCTGTAGTACTGACCTGGCATGCAAGAGCCCCTAGACTCAATCCCCAGTACTGtcaaaaatgattttaagatacagaattctggggctggtgagatggctcagcagttaagagcactgactgctcttccaaaggtcctgagtttaaatccctgcaaccacatagtggctcacaaccacccataatgagatctgacgccctcttctggtgcatctgaagtcagctacagtgtacttatgtaaaataatagatctttaaaaaggaaaaaaaaaaatacagagttcTGTCACTCAACATTCCCTAAAAATGTCTCCTGCATGCCCCTTACAGTCACTCCTCACCAAAGCACACCCCCAATTGCACAACAACTACAGGTTAGAATTCTTCCACAGTAGATAGGCAAGCCTGTCCTAGAAGTTCCTGTGAAGACTCATATATAAGGACTCATACAAGGATTGTGGGGAAGGGGGTCTGGCCACATTTGCTCAGGAAGGTGTTCTTGGCCACACGAGTCATTTCAATGTCCCCTTGACTGCTGAGTATGCAATGGCATAGATACAACAGAACTCTGCTGATGGACATCtgatctatttctttttgttgctattcTGACTAAAAATCTTGTCAGCATTCTTATACATGTTTTTTCACAAATACGGTTTTCATTTAAATACCCAGGGCAGATCTAACTTTATGAGAAACTGACTGATTTCAAAGTAGCTGTACTAAACTGCCACATGTCATGTGTGAGATCCCCCAGGAATATAGGTCCATCTTTTAAATTCAGCCatgctagtgtgtgtgtacagcagtGACAGCTCATGTGCTTTGTTGGTCTTCTGCTCATTTCttaagttggttttctttttcttattgagCAGCAGAATTTTCACATGAATTGCAAATCAACTGTCAGATATGTTCTATACTATTTTAtcccttttcattttaattatttttcattttattattcatcttttattttattatattttatataagagaAGCTTTAAACTTTGATGAAATCAATACCTTTCCTGTAATGGTTATTTGTGCATATTATTATCTGTTGCTTCAATGCTTGAATGTAAACCATGGTTTATTTTATTCACCCATAGATCCCAAAGACCCACAGCATTTCAGGTACGTATATACTACTAAAATgaatagtggcacacacctttaaacctgGTACttgagaggcaaaagcaggaggatctctgtgagttcaaggacagtgtggtctatacagtgagttccaggacaaccagcgcTATACAATAAGACCCAATAGTTAGATAGGtagattgacagacagacagacagacagactaagtGCATTCCTCCTTGTCATATAAAATAAGTCTTGTACCCAGACATTTAAAAACGAAATAAACAATGCCTAGGTGAGGAATATAAAGCAAACTGCTGGTGGTTATTTAAAAGTGAGTAAAGGCACACAGAGATTCATTTTATCATTCTAGCAACAGCACACCAAAGAACAGATGGATGTGTGTTCAGAGTGCATATTCTGTTGCAGGCACAAGTACAATGCAGACAGTGGCAAAACAATGAAATTCTTAATTATATTCTATACAATGATTTAAAAAGCCCTAAAACAAGAGGAGAAGTATTCTAACATTTGCTGTTTCTAAATTGCTTTTTAGGTTCATGAAATTATTCAACATCTCATTacatgaaaataacaaaacacctaacagcacacacacacacacacacacacacacagtgtccacCATATCCAACTATTCTACAATGGCACAAATTCATTATCTATTGGAACGTACCTGCTGTATATAAAGTCACATATGATGGTGaagatataaagtaaaataaatgagcaaaaatCATACATGCAAGTCGAAAGAACATTAATAGTTTATCTAAATCTTTGAGGAAACTAAATCTGCCTGGAGTTGGGTAGATCAAAGTTTACTACTTTGAATTAGGTTTGGATATTGTTGCTTTGCTGAGGAAGTAGATAGAAACAGTTAAAAGCTTGATTGGCCAAAGATGGTAACAAATGTATGGTGCATGGAGGACAGACAGCTCTGCACAGGCCAGCTTTCCACCACCCGGCAGTGTACAGAACAGGCAGCTGATCAACCCATCCCAGATCACAGCCACCATTTCTGAAAAAATTAACACTCAAGGTAAGCACTGGAGCCAGGGGCCATCTAGAGGCACAAAGAGTTTGCCGTAGTCTTTAAGTTATAAAGTCTAGAATGGAAACAGAGTGGGCAGGAGTGCATAGTAGTTTTAATAAGTACTTTAAAGTGATGTAAAAAGGATTAAACGGAAATGAGAGTTTATGCTAATATAggctttaaaaattcatttgaaaggtTATTAGAACAAGTATCCCATTCCCAGTGGAGATGGGAACAAGAGCATCCTCTTTCTTCTTGAAAGATTCAAAGATCACCTGAATACAACCATTAAAGGCTCATTTTTCTGAAGCagattttattcattcatacaaCAAACACTTAATAAAAACTTACTATTATCTGAAAGCACCCTCATTCTCCCAGCAAC
This DNA window, taken from Mus caroli chromosome 18, CAROLI_EIJ_v1.1, whole genome shotgun sequence, encodes the following:
- the Znf407 gene encoding zinc finger protein 407, which encodes MDSENKHENDEDESVKGAKDPRRASSRDDSFGPVSDDMASATENVTSKRGFSESSNSDGIAAEEYRCDRASKRLRTEAVEPETREQGACGLGTVEANVHLAEMGKEAFPANCSEGGSALRSVFSPSCDFSTSNILPLKVDEVRKPAQEMVSLVPDRHSPFPPEETSMSCSFGSVETGLRCGVCGCSFSSCSALEKHVECHVEEGKERTCCHCSHRAESSSSPHEHVRHTHGPQKVFSCDLCGFQCAEENLLSAHYLGKTHLRRQNLAARGGFVQILTKQSFPKKACVMGTKNVRTKPRASKPIAKNGDSRVAPSIGNKFKDCRGTPSEDSAGSSELLVEMVPSRKISSGKAHVVEENVSFDVAQNPEKQNKQLGGLVSSEGLLNKPECTKNALQMAHVSISTTSRPRSERNLLVLGNSFRRRSGTFTLKGQAKKRFNLLGINKRGTNETQRMYMKHFRAQMKTNTQPVLEQVQMSKDVQSLCVTTSDNPEVMQDKTAFCLSGSTRLGSLSGKPADHQLSVQCTCTECGQIAANKTDFEIHVKQCHGREKQFHCQTCDFSSPSRRDLEEHVHSNQHQQMTPVLSCQCCSFISLNETGLRDHMKEKHGMGFFCTPCNLFLSEKDVEEHRATESHNSLVVQPKTASLVSSDSVLPLSTVESENMADSREDSGKAAQEEPAEARASHGTEARHSSKPQFQCKKCFYKTRSSTVLTRHIKLRHGQDYHFLCKACNLYSLSKEGMEKHIKRSKHLENAKKNNIGLSFEECIERVCIGANDKKEEPSVSGSGRPEGQVGVRSQEHSQREQSMLTPKELPPSGVITKEDELGLATTPKRGRPKGSISRTCSHCGLLASSITNLTVHIRRKHSHQYSYLCKVCKYYTVTKGDMERHCATKKHKGRVEIEANGKQSSDIIVGPEGGNLEACKNSTSLAVTISDEQANKSAKSDTSTLEKPVVDNGHAGDVEAGNVFHSVDGEVSSQLSDKKGQISLETEDLLQLDDACSQRDAAGSSDNKCLHCEFSAHSAASLELHVKRKHTKEFQFYCMACDYYAVTRREMTRHAATEKHKMKRQSYLSSSNVEAGSSEISRNITIPEEEHSQNSEEFQINPHQSSGTLQSRNPADCSILDDNTNLDMSKVLCAPDSVTVVTEQESNFSEDHSFCETLQQPLVKDKSMKPREIVSLNTPSNLSSPGCLQSENLVSSAVDCETAKKNRDVLDDVGDTSTPCEDEGGSMDDSEGKNLDKTPCPGDPDGGHSAESTSSVVMKIPREQLDLDGGGQNKVGCEQTSEDLKDVQANPILENKEILINSQQEAEVILEEDAPTSNGTAGSNDVYETIISIDDKGQTMYSFGRFDSSIIRIKTEDGELVEQPEEGLMATGGRVSELPLKDCAQGLKKKKAEGSSFGESTRIRCDDCGFLADGLSGLNVHIAMKHPTKEKHFHCLLCGKSFYTESNLHQHLASAGHMRNEQASVEELPEGGATFKCVKCTEPFDSEQNLFLHIKGQHEELLREVNKYIVEDTEQINREREENQGNVCKYCGKMCRSSNSMAFLAHIRTHTGSKPFKCKICHFATAQLGDARNHVKRHLGMREYKCHVCGVAFVMKKHLNTHLLGKHGVGTPKERKFTCHLCDRSFTEKWALNNHMKLHTGEKPFKCTWPTCHYSFLTASAMKDHYRTHTGEKSFLCDLCGFAGGTRHALTKHRRQHTGEKPFKCDECNFASTTQSHLTRHKRVHTGEKPYRCPWCDYRSNCAENIRKHILHTGKHEGVKMYNCPKCDYGTNVPVEFRNHLKEQHPDIENPDLAYLHAGIVSKSYECRLKGQGATFVETDSPFTAATLAEESPVKERSLRSSKRQAASPEPVQQVIIIQGYDGEFALDASVEETAAATLQTLAMAGQVARVVHITEHGQVIATSQNGSHVGSVVPGPILPEQLADGTTQVVVMGGSMESHSVDEALSPGAAVIQQVTKQEILSLSEAGVPPSDNSSALDALLCAVTELGEVESRAGHEEKGRPSHKDMLIQLPSQEVAQAHTKAEATEAQLFQDVEESPASMEVLTQVVRPSAIITSQERAQVAFKKMVQGVLQFAVCDTAAASQLIKDGVTQVIVNEEGAVHMVAGEGSQFIMQEAETHGLRVPAEHMDLVESEGEISQIIVTEELVQAMVRESNSSFPEGTTHYIVTELPPGVQEDTGVYSHTVIETASSPEILQAGAALSAEAVGSSSTEQLTSMVIYTQDGSPAATVIQSQRENSELQEA